The following coding sequences lie in one Mycobacterium sp. DL440 genomic window:
- a CDS encoding acetylornithine transaminase produces MMNNYGTPPLALASGDGAVVTDTDGKSYLDLLGGIAVNLLGHRHPGVIDAVTTQLNTLGHTSNLYATEPGIALAEALVGYLGADARVFFCNSGTEANEVAFKITRLTGKTNIVAAQGAFHGRTMGSLALTGQPAKQAPFEPLPGNVTHVPYGDAEALAAAVDSDTAAVFLEPIMGEGGVVVPPAGYLAAARDITTKNGALLILDEVQTGVGRTGAFYAHQHDGITPDIVTLAKGLGGGLPIGACLAIGPAGDLLTPGLHGSTFGGNPVCTAAALGVLKALTDGDLIARAGVLGKTLSHGIEELGHPLVDHARGKGLLQGVVLTAPSAKAVEAAARDAGFLINAAAADVIRLAPPLIITEPQIETFLSALPAVLDTAVEAAS; encoded by the coding sequence ATGATGAACAACTACGGCACTCCGCCGTTGGCGCTGGCCAGCGGTGACGGCGCCGTGGTGACCGATACCGACGGCAAGTCCTATCTGGACCTGCTCGGCGGTATCGCGGTCAACCTGCTCGGGCACCGCCACCCGGGTGTCATCGACGCCGTCACCACCCAGCTCAACACGCTGGGCCACACCTCGAACCTGTACGCCACCGAGCCGGGGATTGCGCTCGCCGAGGCTCTGGTCGGATACCTGGGCGCCGACGCGCGGGTGTTCTTCTGCAACTCGGGCACCGAGGCCAACGAGGTCGCCTTCAAGATCACGCGGCTCACCGGCAAGACGAATATCGTTGCCGCCCAAGGGGCCTTCCACGGCCGCACGATGGGATCGCTCGCCCTCACCGGCCAGCCCGCCAAGCAGGCGCCCTTCGAGCCGCTGCCGGGCAACGTCACCCATGTGCCCTACGGCGACGCCGAAGCCCTTGCCGCCGCGGTTGATTCGGATACCGCCGCGGTGTTCCTTGAACCGATCATGGGGGAGGGCGGCGTCGTCGTCCCGCCCGCCGGATACCTGGCTGCTGCCCGGGATATCACCACGAAGAACGGTGCGCTACTCATTCTCGACGAGGTGCAGACGGGCGTCGGGCGCACCGGTGCTTTTTATGCCCATCAGCACGACGGCATCACCCCCGACATCGTGACGCTGGCCAAGGGCTTGGGCGGCGGGCTGCCGATCGGGGCCTGCCTGGCCATCGGACCGGCCGGTGATCTGCTCACGCCGGGTCTGCACGGCAGCACGTTCGGCGGCAACCCGGTGTGCACCGCGGCCGCGCTGGGCGTGCTCAAGGCGCTGACCGACGGGGATCTGATCGCACGTGCCGGGGTGCTCGGCAAGACCTTGAGCCACGGCATCGAGGAGCTGGGCCATCCGCTCGTCGATCACGCGCGTGGCAAGGGCCTGCTGCAGGGCGTGGTGCTGACCGCACCGAGCGCCAAGGCCGTCGAGGCCGCGGCCCGCGACGCCGGCTTTCTGATCAACGCCGCTGCCGCGGACGTGATCCGGCTGGCACCGCCGCTGATCATCACCGAACCGCAGATCGAGACGTTCCTGTCCGCTCTGCCCGCCGTTCTCGACACCGCTGTGGAGGCTGCTTCATGA
- the argF gene encoding ornithine carbamoyltransferase yields MTIRHFLRDDDLSPDEQAEVLALAAELKKAPFSRRPLEGPRGVAVIFEKNSTRTRFSFEMGIAQLGGHAVVVDGRSTQLGREETLEDTGAVLSRYVDAIVWRTFAQERLTAMASGASVPIVNALSDEFHPCQVLADLQTLAERRGDLAGLRMTYLGDGANNMAHSLMLGGVTAGINVTIAAPAGFEPDPHFVDAAKRRASETGATVSVTDDAQAGVDGVDVLVTDTWTSMGQENDGLDRVRPFRSFQVNADLLKRADPEAIVLHCLPAHRGHEITDEVIDGPQSAVFDEAENRLHAQKAMLVWLLERS; encoded by the coding sequence ATGACCATCCGGCATTTCCTGCGTGACGACGATCTGTCGCCTGACGAGCAGGCCGAGGTGCTCGCCCTGGCCGCAGAGCTGAAGAAGGCACCGTTCTCGCGGCGCCCACTCGAAGGCCCGCGTGGCGTCGCGGTGATCTTCGAGAAGAACTCGACGCGCACCCGGTTCTCGTTCGAGATGGGGATCGCCCAGCTCGGCGGGCATGCCGTGGTGGTCGATGGCCGCAGCACCCAGTTGGGCCGGGAGGAAACCCTCGAGGACACCGGGGCGGTGTTGTCCCGCTACGTCGACGCGATCGTGTGGCGCACCTTCGCCCAGGAGCGGTTGACGGCCATGGCAAGTGGTGCCTCGGTCCCTATTGTCAATGCGCTGTCCGACGAATTCCACCCCTGCCAGGTGCTGGCCGACCTGCAGACCCTGGCCGAGCGCCGGGGCGACCTGGCCGGGCTGCGGATGACATACCTGGGTGACGGCGCCAACAACATGGCGCACTCGCTGATGCTGGGCGGCGTCACCGCAGGGATCAACGTCACCATTGCCGCACCCGCTGGTTTCGAACCGGACCCGCACTTCGTCGACGCCGCCAAGCGCCGCGCCAGTGAAACTGGAGCAACCGTGTCCGTTACCGATGACGCACAGGCCGGGGTCGACGGGGTCGACGTGCTCGTCACCGATACCTGGACGTCGATGGGCCAGGAGAACGATGGCCTCGACCGCGTGCGGCCGTTCCGCTCGTTCCAGGTCAACGCCGACCTTCTCAAGCGCGCCGACCCGGAAGCCATTGTGCTGCACTGCCTTCCGGCGCACCGCGGTCACGAGATCACCGACGAGGTGATCGACGGGCCGCAGAGCGCGGTGTTCGACGAGGCCGAGAACCGGCTGCACGCGCAGAAGGCCATGCTGGTGTGGCTCCTGGAGCGATCCTGA
- a CDS encoding arginine repressor, translated as MSAPTRAGRQARIISLLSARQVSSQTELAALLGQEGIEVTQATLSRDLEELGAVKLRGADGGVGVYVVPEDGSPVRGVSGGTERLTRLLGELLVSTDASDNLAVLRTPPGAAHYLASAIDRAALPYVVGTIAGDDTVLMVARAPMTGAELANTIENLK; from the coding sequence GTGAGCGCACCGACCCGCGCCGGCCGCCAGGCCCGCATCATCTCCCTCCTGTCGGCCAGGCAGGTGAGCAGCCAGACCGAACTGGCCGCCCTGCTGGGCCAGGAAGGCATCGAGGTCACCCAGGCCACGCTGTCGCGGGACCTGGAGGAACTCGGCGCGGTGAAACTGCGTGGCGCCGACGGCGGCGTCGGCGTGTATGTGGTGCCCGAGGACGGCAGCCCGGTGCGGGGTGTGTCCGGCGGCACCGAACGGTTGACCCGGTTGTTGGGGGAGTTGCTGGTATCGACGGACGCCAGCGATAACCTTGCCGTGCTGCGCACCCCGCCCGGGGCGGCGCATTACCTGGCCAGCGCGATCGATCGCGCCGCCCTGCCATATGTGGTCGGCACCATCGCCGGTGACGACACCGTCCTGATGGTGGCGCGCGCACCGATGACCGGGGCCGAACTTGCCAACACCATCGAGAACTTGAAATAA
- a CDS encoding argininosuccinate synthase produces the protein MSERVILAYSGGLDTSVAISWIGKETGKEVVAVAIDLGQGGEDMDVVRQRALDCGAVEAVVVDARDEFADEYCLPTIKANALYMDRYPLVSAISRPLIVKHLVDAARSHGGTVVAHGCTGKGNDQVRFEVGFASLAPELDVIAPVRDYAWTREKAIAFAEENAIPINVTKRSPFSIDQNVWGRAVETGFLEDLWNAPTKDVYDYTQDPTVNFNAPDELIISFDKGRPVAIDGRPLSVLEIIQELNTRAGAQGVGRLDVVEDRLVGIKSREIYEAPGAMVLITAHTELEHVTLERELGRYKRGVDQKWGELTYDGLWFSPLKRSLEAFVEHTQEHVSGDIRLVLHAGSVIVNGRRSGESLYDFNLATYDEGDSFDQSAAKGFVLLHGLSSKISAKRDLGL, from the coding sequence ATGTCCGAACGCGTCATCCTGGCGTACTCCGGAGGTCTGGACACCTCGGTCGCGATCAGCTGGATCGGCAAGGAGACCGGCAAAGAGGTCGTCGCCGTCGCCATCGATCTCGGCCAGGGCGGTGAGGACATGGATGTCGTGCGCCAGCGCGCCCTGGACTGCGGTGCGGTCGAGGCGGTCGTGGTCGACGCCCGTGACGAGTTCGCCGATGAATACTGCCTTCCGACCATCAAGGCGAACGCGCTCTACATGGACCGCTACCCGCTGGTGTCGGCCATCAGCCGTCCGCTGATCGTCAAGCATCTGGTGGATGCGGCCCGCAGCCACGGCGGAACCGTCGTCGCGCACGGCTGCACCGGTAAAGGCAACGATCAGGTGCGCTTCGAGGTCGGGTTCGCCTCCCTGGCCCCCGAACTGGACGTCATCGCACCGGTTCGCGACTACGCCTGGACCCGTGAGAAGGCCATCGCGTTCGCCGAGGAGAACGCCATCCCGATCAACGTCACCAAGCGGTCGCCGTTCTCGATCGACCAGAACGTGTGGGGCCGCGCGGTCGAGACCGGGTTCCTCGAGGACCTGTGGAACGCGCCGACCAAGGACGTCTACGACTACACCCAGGACCCGACGGTCAACTTCAACGCCCCCGACGAACTGATCATCAGCTTCGACAAGGGCCGCCCCGTGGCGATCGACGGTCGCCCGCTCAGCGTGCTGGAGATCATCCAGGAGCTCAACACCCGGGCCGGCGCCCAGGGCGTGGGCCGGCTCGATGTGGTCGAGGACCGGCTGGTCGGCATCAAGAGCCGCGAGATCTACGAGGCGCCGGGCGCCATGGTGCTGATCACCGCGCACACCGAGTTGGAGCACGTGACACTGGAGCGTGAGCTGGGCCGGTACAAGCGCGGCGTGGACCAAAAGTGGGGCGAGCTCACCTACGACGGCCTGTGGTTCAGCCCGCTGAAGCGGTCCCTGGAGGCGTTCGTCGAGCACACGCAGGAGCACGTCTCCGGCGACATCCGGCTGGTTCTGCACGCCGGGAGCGTCATCGTCAACGGCCGCCGTTCCGGGGAGTCGCTGTACGACTTCAACCTCGCCACCTACGACGAGGGCGACAGCTTCGACCAGAGCGCGGCCAAGGGCTTCGTGCTGCTGCACGGTTTGTCGTCCAAGATCTCGGCCAAGCGCGACCTGGGCTTGTGA
- the argH gene encoding argininosuccinate lyase: MSTNDGTTNEGSLWGGRFADGPSAALAALSKSTHFDWVLAPYDVTASKAHARVLHRAGLLTDEQRDGLLAGLDSLGSDVADGSFEPLVTDEDVHGALERGLIDRVGPDLGGRLRAGRSRNDQVATLFRMWLRDAVRRVADGVLEVVNALATQAAAHPTAIMPGKTHLQAAQPILLAHHLLAHAHPLLRNVDRLADFDDRTAVSPYGSGALAGSSLGLDPDAIAEDLGFASAADNSVDATAARDFAAEAAFVFAQIGVDLSRLAEDIILWSTTEFGYVTLHDAWSTGSSIMPQKKNPDIAELARGKSGRLIGNLTGLLATLKAQPLAYNRDLQEDKEPVFDSVAQLELLLPAMAGLVGTLTFDEARMAALAPAGFTLATDIAEWLVRQGVPFRVAHEAAGEAVRVAEGRDVGLDELTDEEFAAINPALTAQVREVLTVEGSVNARSARGGTAPVQVAKQLGVVRETTEALRIRLRR; the protein is encoded by the coding sequence ATGAGCACCAACGACGGAACCACCAACGAAGGATCGCTGTGGGGCGGCCGGTTCGCTGACGGCCCTTCGGCAGCCCTTGCCGCCCTGAGCAAGTCGACCCACTTCGACTGGGTGCTGGCGCCGTACGACGTCACCGCCTCCAAGGCCCATGCCCGCGTTCTGCACCGGGCCGGGCTGCTCACCGATGAGCAGCGCGACGGGCTGCTCGCCGGCCTGGACAGCCTGGGTTCCGATGTCGCCGACGGCAGTTTCGAGCCGCTGGTCACCGACGAGGATGTGCACGGTGCGCTGGAGCGCGGGCTGATCGACCGGGTCGGGCCGGATCTCGGCGGCCGGCTGCGGGCCGGACGTTCCCGTAACGACCAGGTGGCCACATTGTTCCGGATGTGGCTGCGCGACGCCGTCCGCCGCGTGGCCGATGGCGTGCTCGAGGTCGTCAACGCGCTGGCCACCCAGGCCGCGGCGCACCCGACGGCGATCATGCCCGGCAAGACGCACCTGCAGGCCGCCCAGCCGATTCTGCTCGCGCATCATCTGCTGGCGCACGCCCATCCGCTGCTGCGCAATGTCGACCGGCTCGCCGATTTCGACGACCGCACCGCGGTGTCGCCTTACGGTTCGGGGGCGCTTGCCGGTTCCTCGCTGGGCCTGGATCCCGATGCGATCGCTGAGGATCTCGGATTCGCCTCGGCGGCAGACAATTCCGTCGACGCTACCGCGGCCCGCGACTTCGCTGCCGAGGCGGCGTTCGTCTTCGCCCAGATCGGGGTGGATCTGTCCCGGCTCGCCGAGGACATCATCCTGTGGAGCACCACCGAATTCGGCTATGTCACGTTGCACGACGCCTGGTCGACCGGCAGTTCGATCATGCCGCAGAAGAAGAACCCGGACATCGCCGAGTTGGCCCGCGGCAAGTCGGGGCGGCTGATCGGCAACCTCACCGGCCTGCTGGCCACGCTCAAGGCGCAGCCCCTGGCCTACAACCGGGATCTGCAGGAGGACAAGGAACCGGTCTTCGACTCGGTGGCGCAGCTGGAGCTGCTGCTGCCGGCGATGGCCGGCCTGGTGGGCACGTTGACGTTCGACGAGGCCCGGATGGCCGCGTTGGCTCCGGCGGGTTTCACGCTGGCCACCGATATCGCCGAGTGGCTGGTCCGCCAAGGCGTTCCGTTCCGGGTCGCCCATGAAGCCGCGGGGGAGGCCGTGCGAGTCGCGGAGGGGCGCGACGTCGGTCTCGACGAGCTCACCGACGAGGAGTTCGCGGCGATCAACCCCGCGCTCACCGCGCAGGTGCGTGAGGTGCTGACCGTGGAGGGTTCGGTCAACGCGCGCAGCGCCCGCGGTGGTACCGCGCCGGTGCAGGTCGCGAAACAGCTCGGCGTGGTCCGTGAGACCACAGAGGCGTTACGGATCCGGCTGCGCCGTTAG
- a CDS encoding ABC-F family ATP-binding cassette domain-containing protein, which translates to MAHLLGGETLHLEYPAGVVFDAVTVGVSEGDRIGIVGRNGDGKSSLLAMLAGRLEPDSGRVTVRGGVRIGVLDQADTLDDADTVGHAVVGDVPEHEWAGDPRGRDVIAGLLTDLPWDAELRTLSGGQRRRVALARLLAGDHDVLALDEPTNHLDVEAITWLAEHLKKRWSASSGGLLVVTHDRWFLDEVCTATWEVHDRIVEPFDGGYAAYILQRVERDRQAATIEARRQNLARKELAWLRRGAPARTSKPKFRIDAANALIADVPEIRDKVALQSLAVSRLGKQVVDLLDVSVSYGDREVLHQVEWRVAPGERTGILGVNGAGKSTLLGLIDGSVQPTSGRVKHGKTLQVATLTQTVDELEPHLGDPVRTVLANLRTTYVFGSGSKAQELTPGQLLERLGFSSAQLSTPVKDLSGGQQRRLQLLLILLAQPNVLILDEPTNDLDTDMLSAMEDLLDSWPGTLIVVSHDRYFLERVTDQQYGILGGHLRHLPGGVDEYLRLRAAHESATGAAQTPAAGSAADGLSGAELRTAQKEVSALERRLEKLQQQINRSRTAMADHDQSDFEGLAVKVAAIRALEDEVTEVEERWFELGEQIG; encoded by the coding sequence ATGGCACACCTGCTCGGGGGCGAAACCCTGCATCTGGAGTACCCCGCCGGCGTGGTGTTCGACGCGGTCACCGTCGGCGTCAGCGAAGGCGACCGGATCGGCATCGTCGGCCGCAACGGTGACGGCAAATCCAGCCTGCTGGCCATGCTGGCCGGCCGACTCGAACCCGATTCCGGACGGGTCACCGTGCGCGGTGGGGTGCGGATCGGCGTACTCGATCAGGCCGACACCCTTGACGACGCCGACACGGTCGGCCACGCCGTGGTCGGCGACGTGCCCGAACACGAGTGGGCCGGCGACCCCCGCGGCCGCGATGTCATCGCGGGCCTGCTGACTGATCTGCCCTGGGACGCCGAACTCAGGACGCTGTCGGGCGGACAGCGACGCCGGGTCGCTTTGGCCAGGCTGCTCGCCGGCGATCACGACGTCCTGGCGCTCGACGAGCCGACCAACCACCTCGACGTGGAGGCGATCACCTGGCTCGCCGAGCACCTCAAGAAGCGCTGGTCCGCGTCGTCCGGTGGGCTGTTGGTGGTGACACACGACCGCTGGTTTCTCGACGAGGTCTGCACGGCCACATGGGAAGTGCACGACCGCATCGTCGAACCGTTCGACGGCGGCTACGCCGCCTACATCCTGCAGCGGGTGGAACGCGACCGGCAGGCGGCCACGATCGAAGCGCGCCGGCAGAACCTGGCCCGCAAGGAACTGGCCTGGCTGCGCCGCGGCGCTCCGGCCCGCACCTCGAAGCCGAAGTTCCGCATCGACGCGGCCAACGCGCTGATCGCCGACGTGCCCGAGATTCGGGACAAGGTCGCACTGCAGTCCCTGGCGGTGTCGCGGCTCGGGAAGCAGGTCGTCGACCTGCTGGACGTGTCGGTCAGCTACGGCGACCGTGAGGTGCTGCACCAGGTCGAGTGGCGAGTCGCCCCGGGCGAGCGCACCGGGATCCTCGGCGTCAACGGCGCCGGAAAATCGACGCTGTTGGGCCTGATCGACGGTTCGGTGCAACCGACCTCGGGACGGGTCAAACACGGTAAGACCCTGCAGGTCGCGACCCTCACCCAGACCGTGGACGAGCTTGAGCCCCACCTCGGGGATCCGGTGCGGACGGTCCTGGCCAACCTGCGCACGACGTATGTGTTCGGCAGCGGGTCGAAGGCCCAGGAACTCACGCCCGGGCAGTTGCTCGAGCGTCTCGGGTTCTCCAGCGCCCAGTTGTCGACACCGGTCAAGGACCTCTCGGGGGGACAACAACGTCGCCTGCAACTGCTGTTGATCCTGCTGGCACAGCCCAACGTGCTGATCCTCGACGAACCTACCAACGACCTGGACACCGACATGCTCTCCGCCATGGAGGATCTGCTCGACTCGTGGCCCGGCACGCTGATCGTGGTGAGCCACGACCGCTATTTTCTGGAGCGGGTCACCGATCAGCAGTACGGGATCCTCGGCGGGCATCTGCGGCATCTGCCGGGCGGGGTCGACGAGTACCTGCGGTTGCGGGCCGCGCACGAGTCAGCGACCGGTGCGGCGCAGACACCGGCCGCCGGCTCTGCAGCGGACGGACTGTCCGGCGCCGAGTTGCGGACAGCCCAGAAGGAGGTGTCCGCACTGGAACGCCGCCTGGAGAAACTGCAGCAACAGATCAACCGGTCCCGGACGGCGATGGCAGACCATGACCAGTCCGATTTCGAGGGACTCGCGGTCAAGGTGGCCGCCATCCGCGCGCTGGAGGACGAAGTCACCGAGGTCGAGGAACGCTGGTTCGAACTCGGCGAGCAGATCGGCTAA